The DNA sequence GCAGATAGCGGAGGGTGAGGCTTACCGAATAGGCGACCTTGTAGGGGACACCGATCCTGTTCAGGCTCGAAGCAAATTCCGTGGGATGGGTGGTAAAGACAAAGAGCAGGGCCATGGGAAAGATCGAAAAGTGTTTGACGGCGATCACCAGAAGGTAAAAGAGGGTTTCCCGCGTCACGGTGTAACGCTCGGTGATGACGAACAATACGGTTTTCGATCCCATGTACTCGACGCCCTGCATGGGGGCGAAGAGAAACATAAAGAGGCTGTTCATGATGAGGATATAGATCATGAATAAAAGGAAGGGGCGGTAGATGCGAAAGGGCACCCGTGAGAGCACTATGAGAAGGAGGCCGAAGAAGAGCATTCCTGCAAGGATCCTTAGATCGAAGGTGGTGAGCACCACGGTGATCCAGTAGATGAACAGGGCGAATTTCGTCACGCCCGAAAGCCTGTGGAGGGGGGAGGCCGTATCTATGTAGTTGAGGCCGAAGCGGATTTTTGACTGGTCCATGTGCGTTGCCTTTGCTCCTCTTCAATGAAACGGTCGATGAACCGGTCGACTTCTCCGATTCCCAGCTTGTTGGCCAGCTCGTAGAGACTGGTCGGCTTCAGGTTGGCCGTTTCGATGATCCCGGGGTTACTGAAAATCCTGGACATGGAATCGTCTCCGATCATCTTGCCGTCGGTCAGCACGATCGATCTGGCGGTGTATTCCAGG is a window from the Sediminispirochaeta bajacaliforniensis DSM 16054 genome containing:
- a CDS encoding energy-coupling factor transporter transmembrane component T family protein, which translates into the protein MDQSKIRFGLNYIDTASPLHRLSGVTKFALFIYWITVVLTTFDLRILAGMLFFGLLLIVLSRVPFRIYRPFLLFMIYILIMNSLFMFLFAPMQGVEYMGSKTVLFVITERYTVTRETLFYLLVIAVKHFSIFPMALLFVFTTHPTEFASSLNRIGVPYKVAYSVSLTLRYLPEITKDFVNIMQSQQARGVDISKNVPLKQRITNVTRVLIPLLLSSLDKAEVISNAMSLRGFGTEKKRTWYNARPLAKGDAIVFTAMALFLIFAVWMKRNLGTMFWYPF